A window of the Butyricimonas faecalis genome harbors these coding sequences:
- a CDS encoding TolC family protein has protein sequence MRKKLLLLSVGWLVCSFGVGQNPVTGKLTLEEAIKIAHARSPQAQMVQLSFMSQYWSFRSYKAQLLPSLNLSGNLGNYNRSLVDVRDPETGRISYVANNTLSNDLSVYINQKIALTGGNVSLNTSLARLDQFSYDTKTYNSNPVTINYTQPLRSFNTLKWQKKTEPLQYEKAKKQYLESLEGITLQTTSYFFSVLSAQTSYRKSEENLRDTRGMYKIAQQRHDIGTVTKSELLQLELSMMNAELTVSNSKVDLEVALFNFKSYLGVAESTFFELQPPMNVPEVFMEYDFVLNKALQNSSHNLSLKIKELNSLKSVAQAKADRGIQVELRANLGFSQTGDDLQGVYSRLKDREVVGLSLSMPIYDWGMSRGRVKMAEAEARLARTELEQEETKFQQDIRIKVMQFNNQARQCNISAKALQVAEERYDITKKRFQNGGITVTDLNTAQKELDSASEQYINQLRTFWNAYFELRKLSLYDFISKRDISAEFDKIVEK, from the coding sequence CCCGTTCCCCGCAGGCCCAGATGGTGCAACTCAGTTTCATGTCGCAATACTGGAGTTTTCGTTCCTACAAGGCTCAGTTGTTGCCCTCACTTAATTTAAGCGGGAACCTGGGTAATTATAACCGTTCGCTGGTTGACGTGAGAGACCCGGAAACCGGGCGTATCAGTTACGTGGCAAACAACACCTTGAGTAACGATTTGTCTGTTTACATCAACCAGAAAATCGCGCTTACGGGGGGAAACGTGTCTCTTAACACGTCGCTTGCCCGGCTGGACCAGTTCTCTTACGACACGAAAACTTATAACTCGAATCCGGTCACGATCAATTACACGCAACCGCTACGTTCTTTCAACACGCTGAAATGGCAGAAGAAAACGGAACCCTTGCAGTACGAGAAAGCCAAGAAACAATACTTGGAATCGCTGGAGGGTATAACGCTTCAAACGACCTCTTATTTCTTCTCGGTTTTGTCGGCCCAGACAAGTTACAGGAAAAGCGAGGAGAACTTGAGAGATACCCGCGGCATGTACAAGATCGCTCAACAACGGCATGACATTGGCACGGTGACTAAAAGCGAGTTATTGCAGCTGGAATTGTCCATGATGAACGCGGAGTTAACGGTAAGTAACAGCAAGGTGGATTTGGAGGTGGCGCTTTTTAATTTTAAATCATACTTGGGAGTGGCGGAAAGTACGTTCTTCGAGTTACAACCGCCGATGAACGTGCCGGAAGTGTTCATGGAATACGATTTCGTGTTAAACAAGGCGTTACAAAACTCTTCTCACAACTTGTCGCTTAAAATAAAAGAATTGAACTCGTTGAAAAGCGTGGCTCAGGCCAAAGCAGACCGGGGGATCCAGGTGGAATTGAGGGCTAACCTGGGATTCTCACAAACCGGGGATGACCTGCAAGGAGTGTACAGTCGCTTGAAAGACCGCGAGGTAGTCGGGTTATCCTTGTCCATGCCCATCTACGACTGGGGAATGAGCCGCGGGCGTGTCAAGATGGCTGAAGCGGAGGCTCGCCTGGCCCGGACGGAACTGGAACAAGAGGAGACAAAATTCCAGCAGGATATCCGGATCAAGGTGATGCAATTCAACAATCAAGCCCGGCAGTGTAATATATCAGCCAAAGCCTTACAGGTTGCGGAGGAGCGTTACGATATCACCAAAAAACGTTTCCAGAACGGGGGGATCACGGTAACGGACCTGAACACGGCCCAAAAGGAACTGGATAGTGCCAGCGAGCAGTATATCAATCAACTGCGTACGTTCTGGAACGCTTATTTCGAATTGCGCAAGTTGTCCCTGTACGATTTTATATCCAAAAGAGATATCAGTGCTGAATTTGATAAAATAGTAGAGAAATAG